The genomic window GGCCGCCGCCAGGAACGCTTGCAACACCATTCCCATTCGCGTGAGCATCGGTGACAGCTTCAAGTTCGAGGAATGCATAACGGGCAAAGGGAACGACGGGTCCGTGCCCGCCCGGGGCCGGGTCTTCGCTCCGGCCGTCGGGCGATGCGCGATCGGGCTGTTGCAGCCCGAACGCCTACGGCTTCGTCGAGCAGATAAACAATGCGTAGAAGGTGAAACCTTCGATCAGGGCCGCGGCGATGATCATCGCGGTCTGAATGCTGCCCGCGACTTCCGGCTGACGAGCCATGCTCTCCAGCGCGGCCGAGGCGAGCTTGCCGATGCCGTACGCGGCGCCGATCACGGTCAACGCGACGCCGAAGGCGCCCGAAAAACTGATCGCCGACCCGGGGGCCGCGGCAACCGCGGCGGCATCGCCCTCGGCGCCTTCTTCCTGAGCCATAGCCGGGCTTGCCAGCAAGCAGAGGGCCACGAATCCCAACGCAAGTAGATTGACAAATCGCAACACGAATCCAGCTCCTTATGAATGTGAAACCGAGTGCAGGCCAAGCGGCCGGCGTCGAGTCGGGGCCTCGCCCCGCACCTTAGTGTTGGTGAATCGAGGCGCCGATGAACAGGGCCGAAAGGAACGTAAACACATACGCCTGCAGGAAGGCGACGAACAACTCCAACAAACTGAACAGGGCTGAACCGGCGACCGACACCCCCGCCGCCGCTGGCCACATGCTGGTGGCCGCGGCTTTCACGGCGATCCCCATGATCGCCAACAGCACCAAGTGCCCCGCGACCATGTTGGCCAGAAGCCGGATGCCGAGCACCAAGTGCTTAATCAGCAGGCCGACAACTTCAATCACAAACAGCATCGGCTTGATGAAGATCGCCAGGACGAACGGCAAGTCCATGTGGGGCACCTGTCCGGTCCAGAAGCCGACCACGCCATACTTTTTCGAGCCGCCGATCACGACGGTGGCGAACGTCACCAAGGCCAGCGCCACCGTCACGCTGAAGCTGCCCGTCGGCGCCCCGACCCACGGCAGCATGCCGAACAGGTTGCACGTGAGGACGAACATGAACATCGTCCACAACAGCGGCACGTAGCGGTCGGCGTCGTGCTCGCCGATCGCCGGACGGGCGATCTGGTCGCGGATGAACATCAGGAACATCTCGAAGAGGTTCCACAGCTTGCCGCGCACCGGCCGGGCGCCGGTCGACCGGGCCGCCAGCCGCCGGAAGACCAACAGCAGCAGCCCCGCGACGACCAACTGCAGCACCATGAACTTCGAGATGCAGAAGCCCGATTCCGCCTCGTAGTTGTTCTTTAGCTTCCCGAACGGCTGAGGGATGAGAATCTTGCCGTCGAGGAACTGGTTGTACTGTTCGATCTTCGCCGCGGGCCACGCCGGGGTTTCCAGCATGTAGGCGTCGAGGTCCTCGGCCTGGGCCTTCACCCCGTCCCACGCCTTGCGATAGGACCCGGCCTTGTCCATGAGCCCCGCCCATTCGGCCCGCGCGTCGGCGCGGGCTTGCTTGACGGCTTCGGCATGCTCCTTCGCGGCGAGCTTGCCGGCGGCTTTCAGAGGGGGGACCTGAGCGAGGTGCTTGGCCTCAAGTTCGGCCAGGAGCTTGTCCGGATAGTTGCCCAGCCCCAACTGGCGCTGGAACCATCCCTGGCTGGGAGCTTCTTCCAGGAACCGGTCGAACGGCTTGGCGAAGTTCTCGTGGGCGTTGCGCCACGCATGGTACTTGGCCAGCAACTCGCCCTTGGGGGGGACGTTGTTCAGGCCTTCCAGCTTCGCCAGCCCGTCGTACTGCCGGGCCGCTTCCCAGTCCTGATAGTCGGGATCGAGCCGCACGTAGTGCTCGGGGAACTCTTCCCGCGTCTCGCGCTGCGAACGCCACAACGCCTTCGGGATCTCGAAGTAGTAGGCGTCCTTGATGTGCAGGATGTCGGACATGCGAGTGTTTCGAGGGCGGTGCGCGTCGCGTGAGGGAGATTTTCGGGGCGAAACCGCGTGATTTGGCGATGCTTAAACGGACTGCGGAAGCGGCGCCAGGGGCGACGAAGCGGCGGCGGACGGGGGACTTCGCAACAACCGCACGCACAGCAGCGTTTCGGCGACCAGGGCGACCAGGTAGTGCGAAAGCAGCAAACCGACCAACCCCGCGTCGACCATCGGGTGGGGCCGCTGCGAGCAAACCGCGAGCGCCGCGAGCAACAAACCGGTCCGCGCCAATACGGCCCCCAGGGCGCCGTTGACGCGACCGGCCGGGGTCCGCGGGACCAGGATCAACACGATGGCCGCGGCGCCGGTCGCAAACACCGCGCCGGCCGCCAGCGCGCTGGCGGCGTACGCCTGAGGCCCGAGCGTGCGCGCCGCAATCGAGCCCGCAACGCCGGCCGAAACGGCCAGGAGCAGACCCAACAGTCCAATCGACTTGAGCGCTGGTAACACGGCAGGCGTGCGGCGTGGGCCGCGGGGACCGTACGTGGAAGGTTCGGGAAGCGGAACGGTCGGGTCAACTGTCGCGGTTCGGGACGTCATTCGGGACGCCGTCGGGCGGCGAGGGAGCCGCAGGTTGCGGCGGACCCTGCGACCGGGGAGTCCTCGGTGCGTTCACGGTCGATGCGTCCGAGCCGGGCGCGGTGCGCGTGATCGCAATCAAGTAAGCGAACCCGGCGACGGCGCCGAAGACGACTCCCGCGGGGGAGAGGAAGCCGACTCCCCACCAGCGATCGAGGTAGCTCCCTGCGATCGCGGGCACGGCCATGACCACGGCAGTGGCGAAGATCTTCGCCACCCACGACATGGCGACCGCCATCGCCTGAGCGCTTCGCTCGTCCACCGGTCGTCGCTCCTAGAGCACCCCATGCGAACGGGTCCGCATTGGTCGCCCCGTTTGGCGTCCGGGCTGGTGCGTAACGTCAATCGCTGCAGATGCTTACGAAAAAGACCAGGGGCACGATCCAGCGGCGGGCGGTGCAGTCGGTCCGGTCCTCAAGCCTGTTCGCGATCTCAATCACGCGGTTCGAGGGCCCAATCTAGTGCTGGCATTGGGCAAGGTCAACGGGCCCGGATTGGAATTCGTGCTTTTTTTCACAAAGTCGCTTTTCATGCCGCAAGTGTTGAACCTGCAATAGGTTACTGCTAGGCAGTTGGGCGAGAGGTCCTTGCGCAAAAATGACGTGATTCCTCAATTTGTCCCACTTTGCGCGCCACGTCTCAGCTGGCGCTCGCCAGCCGCCCATTAGACGACGTAAGTCCTTTCGTAACAAAGGATTGGAATGTGTTAAGTTCGCCGAAGAGTTGCATTCTTGCGGTTTTTCGTATAATCTAGATGGTGGCGGGAGAATCGGTGGCGGTGCGGTCTCTTCACCAGCGTCACGGCGACGCGATCCTGGAGACCGTGCTAGGCCGCACGAGCGATTCTCGCCGCGGGCAGCCTTCGACCGTACAGTCGCGTTCGCGGCTGGCGCCTCCTTCGTCAGGGACGACGACCACGTACCGCGATGTTCCGCAGGGAATGTTCCCCGCGAGCGCGGCCGTTGCGAATCGTCCCTAACGCAAGGTTCCAGCGATCGATGACGACGGCAACATTGCGGGCCTACACCGCCAAAGATCTCGCCCAGATGGCGCGTGAGCGGGGGGTGACCGGCTGGCACTCCATGAGGAAGGAAGAGCTCATTCGGGCCCTGGTGCAGGTCGCGCGGCGACGCGCCTCCGCGAACAACCGCCCCGAATCGGCGCCCTCCAACGGCAAATCGCGCACCAACGGCGCCGCCTCCCTCGCTCGCAACCGCGAGATTGAAAAGCTGCGCTCGCATCTGGCTCACGCCAAGAACTTGGCCGCCGGCATTGGGGTCGTCCCGTCGGCAGGCGCCGAAACGACTGACAAACTGGTCGTCATGGTGCGCGATCCGTATTGGTTGCACGCCTATTGGGAATTGAACCAGCGGAGCATCGATCGCGCCCAAGCGGCCCTCGGGCAGCGTTGGCACTCGGCCAAACCTGTGCTGCGCGTCATTCGACTGGGCGACGACGGGGCGGGAAAGATCGAGCGAGAGATCTCGATTCACGGCGGAGTGCGCAACTGGTACGTCGACGTTCAAAATCCCCCCTCGCAATATCGCATGGAGATCGGCTACACGGCCGCCGACGGGTCGTTTTACTGTCTCGCGCGCAGCAACTCGGTGGCGACGCCCGCGGCCGGATCGGCGACTGAGTCGGTCGACGGCAACTGGGTCGACGTCGCTGAAAACGCTGATCGCATTTACGCGATGAGCGGCGGCTACACCCCTCAGGGCGCCAGCCGCGAGCTTCAGGAATTGATGGAGGAACGCCTCCAGCGGCCGCTGGGGTCGCCCATGAAGACTCGCTACGGCCATGGCGCCGGGCGATTCCGCGACGATTTGCAGTTTGCGGTCGACGCCGAGGTGATCGTGTACGGCGCCGCCTCGCGCGGGGCGCACGTGACCTTGCAGGGCGAACCGGCGCCGCTTCGCGACGACGGCACCTTCGCCGTGCGACTCCCGCTGCCAGATCGCCGCCAGGTGATTCCGGTCGTCGCCAGTTCGGCGGACGGAGTCGAGCAGCGGACGATTATCCTCGCCGTGGAACGCAACACGAAGGTCATGGAACCGATGGTTCGCGATTTGACCGACGCCTAGTTGCGGGTATCCCGCTGGTCGCCGGGGCTGGGAGATCGTAAGCTGACGCCGCGCGTCTTCCCCCCCTTTGCGGCCATCATCGCAGGCAGCGGCGCATGACGGATCCCTTGCCCCTATCGCTGTTAGCGTCGCCCGGCGACGGCTTGGCCGACGAGCTTGCAGCCCTCGCCGAGCGACTGGTCGCAGCGTTGACGGAAATCGGTCCGTGCGTGGTCGCTTATTCCGGCGGGGTCGACAGCGCGGTCGTGGCCAAGGCGGCCGCAGCGGCGCTTGGGGACCAAGCCCTGGCTGCCACGGGGGTCAGCCCCAGTCTCGCCAGCGGCGAGCTTGACGCCGCCGCCCAACTCGCCGCAGAGATCGGCATTCGCCACGTCGCGATCGCCACCGACGAGTTCGCCCGCGACGGCTATCTCAGCAACGGTCCCGACCGGTGCTTTCACTGCAAGACCGAGCTGTACACGGTGCTCCGCGCTTCGCCGGCGATCGGTTCGGCGCGGACGATCGTCAACGGCGCCAACGCCGACGACTTGCACGAGTTTCGCCCAGGGCTGCAGGCGGCGGCGGAGCACGCGATTCGCAGTCCTCTGGCCGAGCTAGGCCTGGACAAGCGGGCCGTCCGCCGACTGGCGGCCTATTGGGGGTTGGCCGCGTGGGACAAGCCGGCGACGCCGTGTTTGTCCAGCCGCGTCGCCTACGGGGTCAGCGTCACGCCCGAGCGGCTGGCGCGCATCGACAATGCCGAGCAGCACTTGCGGCGGCTTGGCTTTTCGCAGGTGCGAGTCCGGTGCCACGAGAACGACTTGGCACGTGTCGAGGTAAGCGCCGCCGAACTGCCGCGGCTGGCGACTCCGGAGGTCCGCGAGCAGTTGGTTCGTGTCCTGCGCGAAGCGGGATTCAATTTCGTCACGCTCGACCTCGAGGGGTTCCGCACGGGGAGCTTCAAGACCCTCGTTCCCGCGGCGGTGCTGGAGAAGTTCGCCGTACCCGAGGCGGACGGCGCCGAGGTCCCGCGGTGAGCAGAGGTTGCGCAAGCCGCTCAACGGCGGTCGGTCGCTAGGGACCCATCATCGGCTGCAGACCGCGCTGTTTGCGTCGGTCGTTCATCATCCGCATGCCGTCCTCGAACTTGGCGCGCTGGTCCGGGGTGGTCCAGTCGAGCATTTTCTTGCGGAAGGAATCCACCTGAGCGGGCGAGGCGTTGCCGCCGAACGGGGCGCCCCGCCCCCCCGGGTTGCGTTTCTCCATCTCGTCGATCCGGCGATCCAGTTCCTTGTTCCGTTCCTGCGGCGACATCGCCATGAAGCGGTCGTACTCCGACTCGAACCGCTGAAACATCATCGGCATGAACACCGGAGCCATCTGCTCGAACATCGCTTGCCGCTGTTCGGGGGTCGTCCCTTCGAACCGCGACCGCATCAGGTCGCGCATCGCGTTGCGAGTGTCGTCCGACGGCGGGGCCGCGGCGAGGGTCTTGAGTTCGGCGACGAACTTGTCTTCCGACGAGAACCAACCGAGCTGCCAAGCCAGCAGCAGTGCCACGACGAGCGCACCGGCGCCGCTCCCCAGGGATTGTTTGCGCGTCATTGCCGATTGCTCCCTCCGGATTGCCCTACTCGACCGGCGCCGGGACGACGACCGCGTCGACATGCCCGTCGAGATAGGCGTAATTGCGGGCCCCGTCCTCGCCGGGGGGGCCGTGAAATGCCGCGAAGTCGTAGACGATCCACACCGTGCCGCTTCCTCCCGTGACGAACGGACTGGCGAGCACCTGCGGGCGGGTCTTCCCCTCGAACAGCAGCGACGGGTACTCGTAGCTCAACCCCTCGCGCTCAAACCACGTTTCGTATTGCACCGCGGCGGGGTCCGCGGCTTCGGCCTCCGACGGGGTGTAGTAGTCGCCCGGACAATGGAACAACTCGCGATTGTTCTCGCAGAAGGGCGCCAGCACGTCGAAGATCGACGGCAACCCCTCGGAATTCGCCGTCCGAGGCAACCGGGCGGTTTTTGGAAACTTGCCTCGTTCCCCCTGGCGGTCGAGATACTGAGTCAGCGCCAATCCCACCTGGCGCAGGTTGTTCTTGCACTGCGTGCTGCGAGCGGATCGCCGCACCGATTGTACTGCCGGCAGCAGCAGGCCCAGCAGGACTCCGATGATCGCGATCACGACGATCAACTCGACAAGCGTAAAGGCGGTCGCCCTGCCCTTGCCGCAGGCGCCGGCCTGCTGCGTCGGGTTGAAGAAGCAAGTTCTGCACGAGATTCGCATTGCCCCCTCCCCGGGGACTTGCTGCGCACCAAGTCCCCCGTCCGGCACGTCCTGACCCGATGATAGGCATTAACCCGCGAGGACTCCCCAAGTTTCGCAAGAAGCCTCGATCGGAGAAAGTCCGAAAACCGCGAGCAGCCGCTTCAGGTGCGCGCAAACCTTTCCCGCAAGCAGACTTGGGAGACGGCCGACGGCTACCAGAACACGGCGTACAACGCCAGCGTCAGGAGGACGACCACCACGCCGCAGGCCTTCGCCCCGGGCGAGCCTTCGACGTTCATCTTCTCGTTCACCGGCAAGTCGACCGGTTTCGCGAGCGGATTCAGCACGGTCATCGCCGTCAGCACCGCGATCACGGCGAAGAAGCAAATTGCCATGCGGTCGAGAAACGCCATGTCCGGCATGGCGTACTTCAGCCCGCCGTACATCAGCGGGTTGATGACCAATCCCACCGTGCCGGCGCTGCGGGGGGCGCGGTGGACCAACAAGCCGAACAGGAAAATCGCCAGCACGCCCGGCGAGATGAAGCCCTGGAACTCCTGGATGTAGTTGAAGATGTTGCCGAACACGGGCTTGCCCAGGTTCGGGGCGATCAGCAGCGCGATCAGCACGAACACGACCGTGGCGACGCGACCGACGCTCACCAACTCAAACTGCGAAGCTCCTTTGCGGAGGCGGTGGTAGATGTCCATCGTGAAGATCGTCGACGCCGAGTTCAGCATCGACGCCAACGAACTGACGACCGCTCCGAAGATGGACGCCAAGACGAATCCCAGCACGCCGCTGCCTGGCTTGAGCAGGTTCTTCAGCAACGTCGGGAACGCCGCGTCGAAGTCGTAGCCGACGAGCGTGCCGCCTTCCTTGGCGCCCTTCTGTGCGGCGGTCGCGACGAGGTCGGCGTTCAGCGCAGCTAGTTCGTCAGGCGACTTCCCGCCCAGGTCGGGCGTCTCGGTCTCCGCAAGCCGGGCGTTGTTGGCGACGACCTTGGCGACTTCGTCGGGGTAGAACTGGGCGAAGCCGCTGTGGATTTCGACCGTGTCGTCCAGCCCTTCGACAATTGATGCGAGGATCTTCTGGTTCTTCTTCTGTCCCAGGTCGCGCAATTCCGAGTTGTAAAGATTAAACGCCAGAATGCCGGGGATGACGACGACGAACGGGATCAGCAGCTTCAAAAACGCTGCAAAGACGATCCCCTTCTGCCCCTCGGCGAGCGACTTCGAACCCAAGGTGCGTTGGGTGATGTACTGGTTGAGGCCCCAGTAGAAGAAGTTGGGGATCCACAGCCCGACCACCAGCGCCGTCCAGGGGATCTTCTTGTCGGATCGCGGGCGGACCATGTGGAGCTTCCCCTCGGGAAGATCGCCCTGGTTGAGGAGCTTGAATCGCTCGAAGTTGCTCGCCTCGGCAAGTTGCTCGACGGTGACGTTCTTCGGGTCGCGGGCCGACTTGATCAATTCCGCCGGGTCGGCCGAGCCGATCGCCTGCAGGGCCAGATACGCGATCACCCCGCCGCCGACGATCAGCGCGGCGCCTTGGATAAGGTCGGCCCAGGCACACGCCTTCAGCCCCCCCGCGAACACGTACGCGGCCGCCAGGATGCCGATCGTCCAGCAGCCGACGGTGATGTCGCCCCAGTCGAGCCCCAGCCAGTTTTTGTCGGCGAAGAAAACGCTGATGACCTTGGCGCCCGAATAAATGACCGACGCCGTGGGGACCCCCACGAGGATGATCATCGACACGATCGCCATCACCGTGCGGGCAAACGTGTTGTAACGGTATTCGAGGAATTCGGGGATCGTGTAGATGCCGCTCTTAAGGAACTTGGGCAAGAACACGAACGCGACGACCACCAGCGTGATCGCGGCCATCCATTCGTAGCTGGCGATCGCCATCCCCAGCCAGTCGGCCGCCTCGCCGCTCATTCCGACAAACTGCTCGGTCGAGATGTTGGCGGCGATCAGCGAGAACCCGACCAGCCACCACGTGAGCCCGCGCCCGGCGAGGAAGTAGTCCTGGGCGCCATGCTCGCTGTGCGTCTGTTCGCCGCGGCTCTTGAGAAGTCCCACGGCGATCACCGTGACGACGAACCCGACGAACACGAGAATGTCGATACCGTCCATGAATGTGCGCCTTGCAAGGAACCTGCGAAACGGCGCCGGCGGCGGATTTCAAACCGCCTTGCGAGCCCGATCGGCGACCGTCAGACGAGCCTCGAAAGGGCCCATCATAAACGTCGATTTCGCGCAGTGCTACTGCCTTTGGGCCGTCGAGCCGGGGGGCGACAGGATCAGTCCGATGCGGCGTCGCCGGAGGGAGCTCGCGCCATGGCGCGAAGGCGCAAAGAAAGCCGCCGAGAGCCCGGCGCGAACTGGCGTCAATGGAGCGGTCGGACGCCCGAATCCGGTCGAGGGGGGCTACTCCTCGTCGCCGGTCGGCATGCCGAGTTGGCGCATCTTGCGATACAGGTTCGAGCGGTGCAGGCCGAGGCGCTGTGCGGCCGTGGTCATGTTGCCGCGTTGGGCTTCGATCGTTTGGCGGATGAACCGGTCCTGAAACTGCCGGGTCGCCTCGGCGAGGGTCGCTTCGAGATCGACTGCGGGGCCCGACTCCTG from Pirellulales bacterium includes these protein-coding regions:
- the atpE gene encoding ATP synthase F0 subunit C, with the protein product MAQEEGAEGDAAAVAAAPGSAISFSGAFGVALTVIGAAYGIGKLASAALESMARQPEVAGSIQTAMIIAAALIEGFTFYALFICSTKP
- the atpB gene encoding F0F1 ATP synthase subunit A, which produces MSDILHIKDAYYFEIPKALWRSQRETREEFPEHYVRLDPDYQDWEAARQYDGLAKLEGLNNVPPKGELLAKYHAWRNAHENFAKPFDRFLEEAPSQGWFQRQLGLGNYPDKLLAELEAKHLAQVPPLKAAGKLAAKEHAEAVKQARADARAEWAGLMDKAGSYRKAWDGVKAQAEDLDAYMLETPAWPAAKIEQYNQFLDGKILIPQPFGKLKNNYEAESGFCISKFMVLQLVVAGLLLLVFRRLAARSTGARPVRGKLWNLFEMFLMFIRDQIARPAIGEHDADRYVPLLWTMFMFVLTCNLFGMLPWVGAPTGSFSVTVALALVTFATVVIGGSKKYGVVGFWTGQVPHMDLPFVLAIFIKPMLFVIEVVGLLIKHLVLGIRLLANMVAGHLVLLAIMGIAVKAAATSMWPAAAGVSVAGSALFSLLELFVAFLQAYVFTFLSALFIGASIHQH
- a CDS encoding DUF4912 domain-containing protein, which gives rise to MTTATLRAYTAKDLAQMARERGVTGWHSMRKEELIRALVQVARRRASANNRPESAPSNGKSRTNGAASLARNREIEKLRSHLAHAKNLAAGIGVVPSAGAETTDKLVVMVRDPYWLHAYWELNQRSIDRAQAALGQRWHSAKPVLRVIRLGDDGAGKIEREISIHGGVRNWYVDVQNPPSQYRMEIGYTAADGSFYCLARSNSVATPAAGSATESVDGNWVDVAENADRIYAMSGGYTPQGASRELQELMEERLQRPLGSPMKTRYGHGAGRFRDDLQFAVDAEVIVYGAASRGAHVTLQGEPAPLRDDGTFAVRLPLPDRRQVIPVVASSADGVEQRTIILAVERNTKVMEPMVRDLTDA
- the larE gene encoding ATP-dependent sacrificial sulfur transferase LarE, which codes for MTDPLPLSLLASPGDGLADELAALAERLVAALTEIGPCVVAYSGGVDSAVVAKAAAAALGDQALAATGVSPSLASGELDAAAQLAAEIGIRHVAIATDEFARDGYLSNGPDRCFHCKTELYTVLRASPAIGSARTIVNGANADDLHEFRPGLQAAAEHAIRSPLAELGLDKRAVRRLAAYWGLAAWDKPATPCLSSRVAYGVSVTPERLARIDNAEQHLRRLGFSQVRVRCHENDLARVEVSAAELPRLATPEVREQLVRVLREAGFNFVTLDLEGFRTGSFKTLVPAAVLEKFAVPEADGAEVPR
- a CDS encoding DUF1559 domain-containing protein, whose amino-acid sequence is MRISCRTCFFNPTQQAGACGKGRATAFTLVELIVVIAIIGVLLGLLLPAVQSVRRSARSTQCKNNLRQVGLALTQYLDRQGERGKFPKTARLPRTANSEGLPSIFDVLAPFCENNRELFHCPGDYYTPSEAEAADPAAVQYETWFEREGLSYEYPSLLFEGKTRPQVLASPFVTGGSGTVWIVYDFAAFHGPPGEDGARNYAYLDGHVDAVVVPAPVE
- a CDS encoding sodium/solute symporter (Members of the Solute:Sodium Symporter (SSS), TC 2.A.21 as described in tcdb.org, catalyze solute:Na+ symport. Known solutes for members of the family include sugars, amino acids, nucleosides, inositols, vitamins, urea or anions, depending on the system.), with product MDGIDILVFVGFVVTVIAVGLLKSRGEQTHSEHGAQDYFLAGRGLTWWLVGFSLIAANISTEQFVGMSGEAADWLGMAIASYEWMAAITLVVVAFVFLPKFLKSGIYTIPEFLEYRYNTFARTVMAIVSMIILVGVPTASVIYSGAKVISVFFADKNWLGLDWGDITVGCWTIGILAAAYVFAGGLKACAWADLIQGAALIVGGGVIAYLALQAIGSADPAELIKSARDPKNVTVEQLAEASNFERFKLLNQGDLPEGKLHMVRPRSDKKIPWTALVVGLWIPNFFYWGLNQYITQRTLGSKSLAEGQKGIVFAAFLKLLIPFVVVIPGILAFNLYNSELRDLGQKKNQKILASIVEGLDDTVEIHSGFAQFYPDEVAKVVANNARLAETETPDLGGKSPDELAALNADLVATAAQKGAKEGGTLVGYDFDAAFPTLLKNLLKPGSGVLGFVLASIFGAVVSSLASMLNSASTIFTMDIYHRLRKGASQFELVSVGRVATVVFVLIALLIAPNLGKPVFGNIFNYIQEFQGFISPGVLAIFLFGLLVHRAPRSAGTVGLVINPLMYGGLKYAMPDMAFLDRMAICFFAVIAVLTAMTVLNPLAKPVDLPVNEKMNVEGSPGAKACGVVVVLLTLALYAVFW